A single genomic interval of Camelina sativa cultivar DH55 chromosome 11, Cs, whole genome shotgun sequence harbors:
- the LOC104724065 gene encoding DNA mismatch repair protein MLH3-like isoform X3 has translation MKSPSLGFLFLRVSVGIIQGMKSIKPLPKGVHHSKRSGIMMFDMTRKVVEELVFNNLDATKVSIFVGVVSCSVKVVDDGSGVSRDDLVLLGKRCTTSKFHDLESASENFGFHGGALALASISDNLVTGNQDKYIGKPNGYRKLFSGF, from the exons ATGAAATCGCCATCTCTAG GGTTTTTGTTTCTCCGTGTTTCAGTCGGGATAATTCAGGGGATGAAGTCGATCAAGCCTTTGCCTAAGGGTGTTCATCACTCCAAGCGTTCTGGAATTATGATGTTTGACATGACGAGGAAGGTCGTGGAGGAACTCGTGTTCAACAATCTCGATGCGACCAAG GTTTCTATCTTCGTGGGTGTTGTTTCGTGCTCTGTCAAGGTTGTGGATGATG gATCAGGCGTTTCCAgagatgatttggttttgttgggaAAAAGATGCA CCACTTCAAAGTTTCATGATTTGGAGTCAGCCAGTGAAAATTTTGGATTCCATGGAGGGGCGTTAGCGTTAGCTTCGATATCAGATAATCTCGTTACTGGAAATCAGGACAAATATATTGGGAAGCCTAATGGTTATCGAAAG TTGTTCTCGGGTTTCTGA
- the LOC104724065 gene encoding DNA mismatch repair protein MLH3-like isoform X1, with translation MKSPSLGFLFLRVSVGIIQGMKSIKPLPKGVHHSKRSGIMMFDMTRKVVEELVFNNLDATKVSIFVGVVSCSVKVVDDGSGVSRDDLVLLGKRCTTSKFHDLESASENFGFHGGALALASISDNLVTGNQDKYIGKPNGYRKVWDDFDATQYSYIVCVALGYNYGFKTKILLL, from the exons ATGAAATCGCCATCTCTAG GGTTTTTGTTTCTCCGTGTTTCAGTCGGGATAATTCAGGGGATGAAGTCGATCAAGCCTTTGCCTAAGGGTGTTCATCACTCCAAGCGTTCTGGAATTATGATGTTTGACATGACGAGGAAGGTCGTGGAGGAACTCGTGTTCAACAATCTCGATGCGACCAAG GTTTCTATCTTCGTGGGTGTTGTTTCGTGCTCTGTCAAGGTTGTGGATGATG gATCAGGCGTTTCCAgagatgatttggttttgttgggaAAAAGATGCA CCACTTCAAAGTTTCATGATTTGGAGTCAGCCAGTGAAAATTTTGGATTCCATGGAGGGGCGTTAGCGTTAGCTTCGATATCAGATAATCTCGTTACTGGAAATCAGGACAAATATATTGGGAAGCCTAATGGTTATCGAAAGGTATGGGATGACTTTGATGCTACTCAATACTCCTACATAGTTTGTGTGGCGTTAGGTTATAATTAtggtttcaaaacaaaaatcttactTCTTTGA
- the LOC104724065 gene encoding DNA mismatch repair protein MLH3-like isoform X2: MKSPSLVGIIQGMKSIKPLPKGVHHSKRSGIMMFDMTRKVVEELVFNNLDATKVSIFVGVVSCSVKVVDDGSGVSRDDLVLLGKRCTTSKFHDLESASENFGFHGGALALASISDNLVTGNQDKYIGKPNGYRKVWDDFDATQYSYIVCVALGYNYGFKTKILLL; encoded by the exons ATGAAATCGCCATCTCTAG TCGGGATAATTCAGGGGATGAAGTCGATCAAGCCTTTGCCTAAGGGTGTTCATCACTCCAAGCGTTCTGGAATTATGATGTTTGACATGACGAGGAAGGTCGTGGAGGAACTCGTGTTCAACAATCTCGATGCGACCAAG GTTTCTATCTTCGTGGGTGTTGTTTCGTGCTCTGTCAAGGTTGTGGATGATG gATCAGGCGTTTCCAgagatgatttggttttgttgggaAAAAGATGCA CCACTTCAAAGTTTCATGATTTGGAGTCAGCCAGTGAAAATTTTGGATTCCATGGAGGGGCGTTAGCGTTAGCTTCGATATCAGATAATCTCGTTACTGGAAATCAGGACAAATATATTGGGAAGCCTAATGGTTATCGAAAGGTATGGGATGACTTTGATGCTACTCAATACTCCTACATAGTTTGTGTGGCGTTAGGTTATAATTAtggtttcaaaacaaaaatcttactTCTTTGA
- the LOC104724066 gene encoding dirigent protein 20-like, with the protein MIQPPVTNTSYFGAISMIDNALTAKVPMNSTVLGQAQGFYAGAAQKELGFLMAMNFAFKTGKYNGSTITILGRNTAMSEVREMPIVGGSGLFRFARGYVEARTKWINLKNGDATVEYSCYVLHY; encoded by the coding sequence ATGATCCAGCCACCGGTAACAAACACTTCCTACTTCGGAGCCATCTCTATGATCGACAACGCTTTGACGGCGAAAGTTCCGATGAACTCCACGGTGTTGGGCCAGGCTCAAGGGTTTTACGCCGGAGCGGCCCAAAAGGAGTTGGGATTTCTGATGGCGATGAACTTTGCTTTCAAGACAGGGAAATATAACGGGAGCACGATCACGATCCTTGGTCGGAACACGGCGATGTCGGAGGTTAGAGAGATGCCAATCGTCGGAGGAAGTGGGCTTTTCCGATTTGCTAGAGGCTATGTTGAGGCTAGGACAAAGTGGATTAATCTCAAGAACGGAGATGCTACGGTAGAATATAGTTGTTACGTGTTGCATTATTGA